In a genomic window of Salegentibacter salegens:
- a CDS encoding DnaJ C-terminal domain-containing protein, whose protein sequence is MAFIDYYKLLEIDKSASQADIKKAYRKLARKYHPDLNPNDKEAQLRFQQINEANEVLSDPEKRKKYDQYGKDWQHADAYEEAKKQQQASGGRAYSGGGFGGGQTGYSYSGNFEDDTFSDFFEEMFGSGARAHGSGRGRHFKGQDFNAELQLNLSDVYTSHKQTLTVNGKNIRLTIPAGVENGQTIKIKSHGGPGVQGGPKGDLFITFNIINNTKFKREKENLFSTIDLDFYTALLGGEITAETFGGKVKLKVKPETQPGTKVKLKGKGFPKYKKENQFGDLIITYDVKMPTNLNAREKELFQELQKLRS, encoded by the coding sequence ATGGCTTTTATAGACTACTACAAATTGCTGGAAATAGATAAATCTGCCAGCCAGGCCGATATCAAAAAAGCCTACCGCAAACTGGCCAGGAAATATCATCCAGATCTTAACCCTAACGACAAAGAAGCGCAGCTCAGGTTTCAGCAAATTAATGAAGCCAACGAGGTTTTAAGCGATCCTGAAAAACGAAAAAAATACGACCAATACGGAAAAGACTGGCAACACGCCGATGCTTACGAAGAAGCCAAAAAACAACAGCAAGCTTCTGGCGGTAGAGCTTATTCGGGCGGCGGATTTGGGGGTGGCCAAACTGGCTATTCTTATTCAGGAAATTTTGAGGACGATACTTTTTCAGACTTTTTTGAAGAGATGTTTGGAAGCGGTGCCAGGGCTCACGGCTCGGGCCGCGGGCGGCATTTTAAAGGCCAGGATTTTAATGCTGAACTTCAGCTAAACCTAAGCGATGTTTACACCAGTCACAAACAAACCCTTACGGTAAACGGAAAAAATATTCGACTTACTATTCCGGCGGGCGTTGAAAACGGGCAAACCATTAAAATAAAAAGTCACGGTGGGCCGGGCGTTCAGGGCGGGCCAAAGGGCGATCTTTTTATCACTTTTAATATTATAAACAACACAAAATTCAAAAGAGAAAAAGAAAACTTATTCAGTACGATAGACCTTGACTTTTACACTGCTTTACTCGGTGGAGAAATTACCGCAGAGACCTTTGGCGGGAAAGTAAAGTTAAAGGTGAAACCTGAAACCCAACCCGGAACCAAAGTGAAATTAAAAGGCAAAGGTTTTCCGAAATACAAAAAAGAAAACCAGTTTGGGGATTTAATTATCACTTATGATGTAAAAATGCCAACAAACTTAAACGCCCGGGAAAAAGAACTGTTTCAAGAACTTCAAAAATTACGCTCATGA